The proteins below come from a single Benincasa hispida cultivar B227 chromosome 4, ASM972705v1, whole genome shotgun sequence genomic window:
- the LOC120076168 gene encoding glycine-rich cell wall structural protein 2-like: MACSGAIGATLLALFLVDLAFAARSPRRGFGEGGGWGGGGGSGGGGGLYPGSGYGSGFGSGVGEGYGEGEGDGAFGRGGGGGGGGGGGGGGGGGGSTGSGSGFGSGYGSGRGGWDENSP; the protein is encoded by the coding sequence ATGGCGTGCAGCGGAGCGATTGGGGCTACATTGTTGGCTTTGTTCCTCGTGGACCTCGCCTTCGCCGCCCGATCGCCAAGGAGAGGGTTTGGTGAAGGAGGAGGCTGGGGAGGCGGTGGCGGAAGCGGCGGAGGAGGAGGACTGTATCCTGGTTCAGGTTACGGCTCCGGTTTTGGTTCGGGCGTAGGCGAAGGATATGGTGAGGGAGAAGGCGACGGAGCGTTCGGCAGAGGCGGCGgcggaggaggaggaggaggcgGCGGCGGCGGTGGTGGCGGCGGAGGTTCCACGGGGAGTGGCTCTGGGTTTGGTTCGGGCTACGGATCCGGACGCGGAGGATGGGACGAAAACTCGCCATGA